Proteins from one Syntrophales bacterium genomic window:
- a CDS encoding N-acetylmuramoyl-L-alanine amidase, whose amino-acid sequence MKQRSLKRIVSLLIFLVFPLMVATIAMAGPPGGKHLVVIDPAHGGTEKGTRLSDRYYEKDATLNIALSLQKELSRWENIRVQLTRYTDGNIPIFDRIRIVRMSHPEVFISLHVNAGFGKNSTGYEVYFPGFKSTSTGESDTAEILRDMAKNKYLNDSVRLAQTIQKNMEKVFPRKGRGLRDAPIAVLTGLSIPAVVVEIGFATNLEEREKIMDETTQSAIVQALSTSIREYF is encoded by the coding sequence ATGAAACAACGGTCCCTCAAAAGAATTGTTTCCCTATTGATCTTTCTGGTTTTTCCCCTGATGGTGGCAACGATTGCCATGGCTGGCCCCCCCGGAGGCAAACATCTGGTAGTGATTGACCCGGCTCACGGCGGAACAGAGAAGGGTACCAGACTATCCGACAGATACTATGAAAAAGATGCAACTCTTAACATAGCCCTGTCACTGCAGAAAGAATTGAGTAGATGGGAAAACATTCGCGTTCAGCTTACAAGATACACGGACGGGAACATTCCTATATTTGACAGGATAAGGATTGTTAGGATGTCACACCCCGAAGTGTTTATCAGCCTTCATGTCAATGCAGGTTTTGGGAAAAACTCGACGGGCTACGAGGTCTATTTCCCTGGCTTTAAGTCAACTTCAACTGGCGAAAGCGACACAGCAGAAATTCTCAGGGATATGGCCAAAAACAAATATCTCAATGACAGCGTCAGGTTGGCGCAGACGATTCAGAAAAACATGGAGAAAGTATTCCCCAGAAAGGGCAGAGGGCTTCGTGATGCCCCCATCGCCGTCCTTACCGGTTTATCCATACCGGCCGTTGTTGTAGAGATCGGATTTGCAACAAATCTGGAAGAGAGAGAAAAAATAATGGATGAAACGACACAAAGTGCTATTGTGCAGGCATTGAGTACAAGCATAA